CTTTCGATCTTGGGCCAGGTAAGTTTGACCAAAGCTACCTTCTCCCAAGAGTTCTAGGATATAGTAACGTCCTGCAAGTGTATGTCCGATCATGAGATTGATGTTGGGTAGCGGTATTTGGCAAACTGAATTATCGATCGGGATTTACGCACTACGAAGCTAGAAACCGAATTTCTTCACAGGCAAGTCTTCGATCGAAATAAGCTTTTGCATAAGTATAGGTGAAAAATAAATATCCGCAGCGTAGAAATGTAGGAGTTTTTCAGAGAATGGCGATTGTTATGACATTTCGTACATTTCGTACATCTTCGGTATTAAACTGGCGCACGTCTAATGTTGACAATCCTGTTTCTTTAAACTCTTGTGGGGTGGGCTTTGAGCAGCGCCCCAAGTAACAGGCTGTCCGGCCTGTTGCACAATAATAACTATTTTTTGTAAACCTAAGTCACACAAAAGATGCCTGTTCCATAATACGGGTACATAACTGTAGGGACGCAGCACTCCCTCCGCTACGCTTCGCCCAAAGCCGTGTCAACAATCGCCTAAAAGTCATGAGAAATCTCGCTTTGACCCAAGCCTATAACCCCCGCGTATCCCCCTTATTAAGGGGGACTAAAGAGAAGATTCTTATCCCCCCCCTTAGCAAGGGGGGGTTAGGGGGGGTTAAGAGCCAAACCGCCAAACAGCAGTCTCTGAGTACGTTTTACCTGATTGTTAACACGGCTTTGATCGCTGCCGTGTCCATACTAGAAACTAGCCCGATCGCCCGTAAAGTCCGCCTACAAATAACTAAGCCAAAAACTGGAACTGAGAACCGTTTACTGCCAAAGCAAACGGACTCGCTTGTTCAAATGCACCCACAAGTTCAAAGTTATCCGTGTTTAAAACAACCCCCACAATCTGTCCGTTTCTGGCGTTAAGAATCACCATATCGTTGATAATTCCGTCGTTGTCGTAAGCGATCAAATTGTCGTCTGCGAAGAGGAGGTCTAATTCTGTTAAACCATCTGTCAAACCGATGCGATCGCCATCGTCAAACCTAAAATCCGTAATGACATCGGCTCCATTCACTCCAAATTGTTCGTTGCTTCTGAGGACAAATACGTCAGCACCAAGGCCTCCGGTGAGTACGTCAATTCCGCGATCGCCCACCAAGAAATCGTTGCCCTCATTGCCGTCTAAATCGTCGTCTCCTTGCCCTCCCCGCAAAATATCGTTCCCGGGCCCTCCAAAAATCAGGTCGTTTCCTGCGTCGCCCCTAACTACGTCATTGCCATCATTTCCATCCAGAGCATCGTTATCTTTGCCGCCGTAAATGATATCATTTCCGCCCCCACCGCCGATAACATCGTTGCCGTTATTTCCCAACAGCCGTTCGTTGGAATCCGAGGAACCTGCTATAGTATCGTTGCCGTCTAGGCCCCAAACTCCCCAGGAAAAAGACGACAAATTTCCATCCTCTACGTCAATCTCATCTGATGTAGGGAATCCCAAAAGCCGTGGCCCACCGCCAGCAAATACAGGAAATCCAGTCAAATCGCTGATGAGATTGTTAATCGTCAAAGCCATAGGTATATCCTTTTTCAAGTGCTACTATAGCAATCCTAAATCATTATCGAGTCCGTTCATCAGTGTAATTCTTGTAGGGGCAACCCCCCGTGGTTGCCCTCTTTAGTTGACGCTGGGGGTAGGCACGGGGGCACTACCCCTACAAATATGTACAAATCATTTAGGATTGCTATAGCTCTATTATAGATTTTAATTATTCTTTTGCCAAATACCGAGAAAATTGAGATGATCCCTCATCTTTATTTGCTAGATTACAGATTCACAACCTGCTTGCTAATTCGCAATTGGCAATTCCCACGGCTTTACCTAATTCAAGCTAAAGCTGCTATGTATCTAGCCTCTGACTTAAATAGTATTAATCGCTCGTTCCGCCGCCAAAAATGGATACAAGCCCCAGAATTAAGTCGTCGATATCCCAAAATTTGAAACGCTAGTTCAATCTCCCAGATTCATCTGCACCAGTCAACCTAAAATCTCAAACCTAAAATCTAAAATCTAAAATCTAAAATCTAGAATCTAAAATCGACTGATACTATCCGCTACGGCTTACCGCTTATAATGGGTGTTACCCACCAGGTGGTAAAAACGTTAATATCACCTATAACGTCGAGACTCAGAGGTTGTTTGTGAAGAAAAGTAAAACTCTCGCGCGCCGATCGCCCGAGAAAACACTCAGTTTCTGATACCCATACACAAACTTTACAAACAGGCTCTAAGTTCTTGAAAAAGCAATAAATCGCCGATCGCTCGCATTATTTAACAAAATCCACTGCTTTCAGGTGTTTTACTCATGTCTACTCCTAAATCGTCGGCCCATCCAAACAACAACAACTCCGTAAAATCACTGCCAACAGCAGGTATCATTCCCACAGAGCCGCACACTGAAAATCTGCCGGAACCAAGCATGGAAGAGATACTGTCCGCTTTAGCGGCGCAAGTACCCAGTGAATCTACTGAAATTGAACGTTTGAAAACTTGGAAACAAGATTTAGAGCGATTGTTTCAATTTTTAGGCGATCGCCGCGTTTTAATTGCAGTCATGGAACCCGGAACTTTTGCCATGCGTTATGCTAACGTGGCATTTTGCCGCTTGGCCGGTTGGGAGGGAACGCCTTTGGTAGCTCAATCTACTAACGGTTGGTTTGCAGAAACTGGCATCAGCTTGGTGGAACTGTTCGAGGAGTGCGATGCTAAAATAGCAGAGCAATTGTACCGCCGCCACCTTTTACACTGGGTATTTAAGCTATTTTATCAAATTGACCTTGACGGTTTGCGCGTGCTCGACGAACCAGTCACGGCCAGTGTCAAAAATGCCACAGGTGGAGAACCTAAATTTATTGAATTTTGGCTGGGTTCGGAACAGTTAAAAATTACTCAGATTGATGCAAAAATTGATGAGTTTTCTGATATTCCCTTAAATTTAATGTCGGTTCCCGAACGGGAAGCTTGGCTGATGCAGCCGAATCAACTGGCAAATTTAGCCGCTCGCCTAAATTTGGATAATTACCGCGTCGAAGGTTTGCTATTGCTAGAAGGTTTTGATGTCACCGTACAGGAGCAAATTCGGCGCCTGACTCAGTTATTGATCGATCGAGATTCCATGCTGCGGCCAGACAAATTTGAGAGAATCGATCGCTGTTTGCGATCGCTCTTTAATGCTGACGGCACTTTGCTAATGCGCCCCGACGGCGAACACGTACAGATATTAGTTGCCAAAGACGGCCAACATTTGCAGCCGGTTCTTTATTCAATGCAGTCCCTAGAATCTTCTCACTTTATGAAGGCCACCGCAGCAAATCAAGTTTGGAACGTCCCAGACTTGCGCCGCGAGTGCCGCACCGACTGCGAGCGAACTTTGCGGAAAATGGGCGCTCAATCGATGCTGCTGGTGCCCCTGGTAGTCAAATCTGTTACCCGCGAGGGCACCGGGCTGCGGATTTTGGGCGTCGTGGGGTTGTTGTGCGATCGGGCCAACCACTTCAACAACATAGACGCCCAACACGCCCAAGAACTCATTCCCGCCTTCATTGCAGCCCTGCGGCAAGCCATCCAACAGCGGTTTACCCACATTCACAACATCCACCCCGCAGTCGAGTGGCGGTTCGCCCAAGAAGCAGAAAGGCGGAGTTGGGGACTTCCTCAAGAGACGATCGTATTTGCAGACGTTCATCCGCTGTACGGAATTTCCGACATCCGCGGTTCCAGCGACGAGAGAAACCGAGCCATTCAAACAGATTTGCTCGAACAATTCCGCTTAGGTTTAGCCATAGCCGATGCCGTTTGTCAAACACAAACTACCCACCTCGGCGAGCAACTGCGGCTCGACTTGCTCGACTACATCGAGCATTTAAAAGAAAAAGTAACAGTCGATATGGAAGTGCGAGCAGCCGAGTATTTAAACGAGCGTTTAGAAGTATATTTTGACTATTTTGTGCAGTGCGGGCCCCTGGTTCTGGCAGCAGTTGAAGCTTACCGAGCCGCCTGCGAAAACGAACACAACTGCGTTTATGGCGATCGTACTCGCTACGATCAAATGCTCAACCTGATCGGCAACAAACTCCAAGAAACCTGGGCCCGCTGGCAAGAAAAAATGCAGCAAATCCTCCCCCACTACTGCGACATCGAATGCACCGACGGCATGGATCACATGATATATGTCGGAAAGGCGATCGACCCCAAATTCAGCCAATTTCACCTGCACAGTTTGCGATACGAACAACTGCGAGCAATTTGTGACTGCGGCCGCACAGTTTTTCGCCTACAAGCCGAGTCCCAAATTAACATGGAACTAGCACATTTAGTATTAGTACAGAATACCACTATCGACATATTTCACAATGAAAACACCGAAAAAATGTTCGATGTCAAAGGCACTCGCGACATCCGCTACGAACTCGTCAAAAAGCGGATAGAAAAAGCCGTTGACAAAGACGCACAAGAACGAATTACCCAGTCAGGAATGCTAACCGTAGTTTATTCCACCGAAGACGAATGGGAAGAGTATCAACAATATTTACGCTACTTGTCACGCGAAGGTTGGGTAGAAGCAAAAGTGCAAACTGGCATGGTAGAATCACTGCAAGGAGTCAGTGGTTTAAAATTCGCCCGCGTCCGTATTTTACCGGAACCCGAATCAATTGTTCATGTCAGTGAAGTTACGGTTGTTACCGATTGAAAACCGTTCTTAAATCCCGGTAATTGTAGGGTGCGTCAGGGTTCAATGTTTTGACTAAAGACTCATAATTTTCCCCCTGACCCACCCTACGGACTTACCACTGACAACAACGAACAGTACCGTGTTTTCACTTAGTGTCTGTGACCAGTAATTTCCAATAGCAAAAAAATACACGATTTGAATCACACCCAGTCAAGCTAAAATAGTGTTAATTTACTGACAATTACAAAAATTACGCAACACCGAAGAAACCAGGTTTCTGAACTCTCGTGCGTAATTCCTAAATTAGAGCCTTTACTTATTAAGTTAAATTATGTTGACATTATCAGAATACAAAATCAAATCTACTCTGCACGAAGGCGTCGAAACAATCATCTATCGCGCACAAACAGCCACAGACGGCGCGGCAAAAATTCTCAAAGTGCTCAAAGCCGAATATCCGACACTCGAAGCCATTACCAGACTTAAACACGAATATCAAATCCGCCAAAATTTAGACAGCGAACAAATCGTCAAAGCCATCAGCATCAAAACCTTTGACCACCGATTAGGACTGGTTTTAGAAGACTTTGGTGGCGAATCCCTTGCCCAACTCATGGAAAGAGAGAATTTGAGTCCGCAAGCAAATTTAAACATCGCCATCCCAATAGTCAAAGCCCTACAATACCTGCATTTACAAAACATTATTCACAAAGATATCAAACCCAGCAACATCATCATCAACTCCCAAACAAAACAAGTAAAACTTACCGACTTCGGGATAGCCACAAAACTCAACAAAGAAAACCCGCAATTCAACAATTCCAACTCAGTCGAAGGCACATTAACCTATATGTCACCCGAACAAACCGGGAGAATGAACCGCACCCTCGACTACCGCACCGATTTTTATTCCCTCGGCATCACCTTGTATGAAATGCTGACCGGAAAATTGCCTTTCCCCAGCAACGACCCCTTAGAAATAGTTTACAGCCACATCGCAGTTCAAGCCATTTCGCCGCATCAAATAAATCCCGAAATCCCCGCACCAATCTCGGAAATTGTCATGAAATTGATGGCAAAAAACGCCGAAGATAGATATCAAAGTGCCACAGGATTATTAGCAGACTTAGAAACTTGTTTACATCAGCTAGAAACCACAGGGGAAATAACAGATTTCATCCCCGGCCGCTTAGATATTCTCAGCCAACTGTTAATCCCCCAAAAGTTGTACGGTAGAGAACAACAAGTCAGCGAACTATTAGCAGCATTTGAACGTGTAGGGACGGGTTTAGCCAACAATTTGTTAGAAAAACCAACAACCTCAGAACAAAACCAGCCCTTATCAGGAACTAGCGAACTAATGCTAGTCTCTGGTTACTCAGGCATCGGCAAATCCGCCGTAGTCAACGAAGTTAGCAAACCCATTACTAAGTCAAAAGGTTACTTCATTAGCGGCAAGTTCGATCAATTCAAACGCAACATTCCCTATGCCTCATTAATCCAAGCATTTAACTCCTTACTGCGGCAATTGCTAACAGAAAGCGCAGCTTCATTAAAAACATGGCGCACCAAAATATTAACAGCATTGGGAACAGACGGCCAAGTAATTGCCGACGTAATTCCCGAACTGGAATTAATAATTGGCAAACAGCCAGCAGTGCGAGAAGTCGGCCCGGCAGAAGCACAAAATCGCTTCAATCGGCTGTTTAAAGAATTTTTGCGGGTTTTCGCGCAAAAAGAACATCCGCTAGTCATATTTTTAGACGATTTGCAGTGGGCTGATTCAGCAACATTGAAATTAATGCAACTGCTGATTACTGACCCTGAACAGCAGTATCTCTTAGTAATTGGTGCTTATCGAGATAATGAAGTTAGCCCGACTCACCCGTTAATTCAGACTGTAGAAGAGATTGAAAAAACTGGTACAATTGTCAACAATATCCTGCTGCAACCGCTGGATTTAGCAGATGTGACTGAGTTAGTGGCTGACACACTTAATAGTTGCACAGAAAAAGTCACAAATCTAGCAGAGTTGATCTGGAATAAAACGGGCGGCAATCCTTTTTTCTTGACGCAATTACTCCAAGCACTATATCAAGACAATCTTTTGAAATTTGATTTTAATGCCATTGCAGATGATGCAACTAAAGGAGGCTGGGATTGGAATATCGATGAAATTCAAGCGATTGGCATTACAGATAAAAGTGTCGTAGAACTCGTAGCTTCTCGGATTGAAAAATTGCCAGAATCCACGCAAGAAATTTTGAAATTAGCAGCTTGTGTGGGTGATAAATTTGCTCTAGATGTGCTATCTATTGTCAGCGAACAGTCGGCTAATGCTACAGCTACTGAACTTTATTGTGCTTTACAATCTGGGTTAATTTTGCCCTTGAGCGATGCTTATCGCATCCCTTTACTATTTACGCAAGCAGAGGCGGTTAATCTGAGTTTTGACACGTCGCGGGTGGGATATCGATTTTTGCACGATCGCGTCCAGCAAGCCGCCTATTCGCTCATTCCCGAAGATCAAAAGCAATCCACTCATTTAAACATCGGTCAGTTACTGCTACAGAACACTCCAGACGAAAAGCTCGAAGACAACATCTTTGATATCGTGAATCAGTTGAATTTCGGAATTGACACGATTAGCAAACCGGCAGAAAAGACGCAGTTAGCAAAATTAAATTTAATAGCTGGACGTAAAGCCAAAGTAGCGACTGCTTATGAAGGTGCTGTTAGGTATTTGTCGGTGGCTATGGGATTATTAGCAGAGGATTGTTGGCAAAGTCAGTATGAGTTAACGTTAGTAATTTACGAGTCAACAGCAGAAGCTGAATATTTAAACATTAACTATGAAGAATCGAAAAAATTAGTTAACATCATCATAAACGAAGCCAAAACTATACTGGAAAAAGTAAATGCTTATGAACTTCAACTCCAGTCTTACAATGTTCAAAATAGACTTTTAGAAGCACTAAATACAGGACTAGAAGTCCTTAAATTGTTAGGAATTTATTTACCTAAAAACCCCAATTCGCTAAATATTGTGGTTGGATTAATTAACACAAAACTGAGCTTGGGACTTAAACGAATTGACGATTTAGCTAACTTGCCAGAAATGACAAATCCCAATCAACAAGCAGCGATGCGGATTTTATCAGGGATTCTCGGCACTGCTATCCAGGCTAAGCCCCGACTGCTACCACTGCTGACATTTATGATGGTCAAGCAGTGCATTAAATATGGAAATTCTCCTTATGCAAGTATTGCCTATGTTTATTATGCCATAATTCTGTGCAGACTAGGAGATATTAGTTTGGGATACCAATTCGGCGAACTCGCAATTAGGCTGTTAAAAAGATTTCCATCCGGTTCAATTAAAAGTAGAGTTTATGCAGCCTTTGGTTCTTTTATTCAACATTGGAAAACAGATATTGAGTTAGGATTAGGCTATCTCATGGAAGGTTTTCAAATCGGCCTGGAAACTGGAGATTTGGAATATGTGGGTTATTGCATTGATGTATATTGTACTTATAAACTGTGGATGGGATATCCTCTCAATCTGGTTGAAGAGGAGACAGGTAAGTATCTGAAACTAATGCAGCAACTTAAACAAGAAAGCTCTTCAAATTATATAAGTATAGAGAGACAGACAGCCCTAAATTTGTCTGGCAAAGCTGTCGAACCATGCCATTTAGTCGGCGATAACTTTAATGAAATAAAAACGCTCCCCGTTCTAATAGCAGCTAAAAGCTTTTTTTTAGTTTGTTTGGTTTATAATGCCAAAGCTATGCTTAATTTTTTGTTCAAAAACTATGCCCAAACATTGGAGAATTCAAAGTTATTTGAGAAATATGAAGAAGCCGCAGCCGGACTTTATGTGGTTCCCATCAATAACTTCTACTACTCTCTCACTCTCCTCGCCTTGTATCCAGCAACTGGCAAAGGGGAGCAAAAGCAATATCTGAAAAGAGTGGTAAATTTTCAAAAAAAGATGAAAAAATGGGCAGTTGATGCTCCGATGAATTATCAACATAAATACGACTTGGTAGCAGCGGAAAAAGCGCGAGTTTTGGGGTATGATTGCCAAGCAATGGATTTGTACGATCGCGCAATTTCAGGCGCTGCCAAAAACGGTTATATTCAAGAAGAAGCATTAGCCTATGAATTAGCCGGAGAATTCTATCTATCTTTGGGAAAACAGATAATTTCTCAAGCATATCTGACTAAGGCTTATTACGGCTATATCCGCTGGGGAGCTCTAGCAAAAGTTAAGCACTTAGAGTCTATACATCCTTTCTTAGTAGCACAAACGCGGGCCGCAGAAACTCCAACCCTCGATGTCACCCGCACTACCACGGGAAGCACTATCAGTAACAGTTTAGGCAATTTATTAGATTTGAACGCTTTTGTCAAAGCTTCCCAAGCTATTACCAGTGAAATTGTTTTGGAAAAGTTATTGACTAAGTTAATCAATGTTTTGTTGGAAAATGCGGCGGCTCAAAAAGTAGTGCTGATGCTGCTAAAAAACGATATCCTCTGCATAGAAGCTACGGGCACTCCTACTCAGGATCAAGTGACACTTTTACCGTCTATTCCAGTAGAAACTTTTCAAGATATACCGCTGTCTGCGATTAATTACGTACACCGCAGTCAAAAGCATCTGGTTTTAGACAACGCGACTATTGCCGAACCTTTTAATGCGGATGCTTACATTCGGAAATATCAACCAAAATCAATCCTCTGTTTGCCGATTATTTATCAATCGCAGCGACGTGGAATTATTTATTTGGAAAATGCTTTGACGGTAGGAGCTTTTACGACAGAGAGGGTAGAAGTATTCAAAGTGTTGATTTCTCAAGTTGCGATTGCTGTAGAAAATGCTGGTTTATACGCACGGGAACAAGAAAAGTCTCAACAGTTAGAAAAATCTTTGAATGAATTGCAAGAGACACAACTGCGACTGATTCAGAGTGAAAAAATGTCGGCTTTGGGGAATTTGATTGCAGGGGTGGCTCACGAAATTAACAATCCGCTGGGTTATATTGCGGGGAATGTTGATGCTGCGGCTGAGGCGAGTTCGGATTTAATTGATTATTTGCAACTTTATCAAAAAAAGTTTCCGAATCCCGGAGATGATTTGCAGGAGAAAGCGTCGGATATCGATCTAGAATATTTGATGGAAGATTTGCCAAAAATGCTGTTATCGATGAAGTCTGGTACTGAGCGCATTCGCAATATTAGTACGTCTCTCCGCACTTTTTCCCGCGCGGATACTGTGAATAAGGTGTCGGCAAATATTCATGAGGGTATTGATAGCACTTTGCTGATTTTGCAGTATCGGCTGAAGGCTAAGGATTCTCGCCCTGCGATTCAAGTGATTAAGGAATATGGATATACGCCGCCTGTTAAGTGTTATTTTGGGCAGTTGAATCAGGTGTTTATGAATTTGTTGGCAAATGCGATCGACTGTTTTGACGAATTTAATGTGGGTCGCAGTTATGCTGAGATTGAGGCTGTACCGAATACGATCGCCATTATCACCCATGTCTCGCCGGATAACAACAGCGTGGTGATTCGCATCAAAGATAATGGCGCAGGGATGTCAACCCAGGTGAGGGCGCAAATATTTGACCATTTGTTTACTACGAAGGGAGTCGGGAAGGGTACGGGTTTGGGGCTTTCTATCAGCCGCCAAATTGTGGAGGAAACTCACGGTGGTAAGCTGAGTTGCGAGTCTGTGTTGGGTGCAGGTACGGAATTTGCGATCGAACTTCCTTTGAATTAAGGGACTCGGCGTGTTTTTAAACCCGGAGATCCCCCCTAACCCCCCTTAATAAGGGGGGGACAAGAGCATTCTCAAAGTCCCCCTTTTTAAGGGGGATTTAGGGGGATCTCCGGGGCAATCAAACACGGACTCGGCGGTTGAAACCGCGTCTACACGAACGAAGTCTGCCTCCGCAGACTAAGAGTGATTAACACATATTTTTAAATTTGTCAATGTCTAATTATCTCTGAAAAAGTCCGCTGTTTACCGTTTAAAGTAGGCAATATGCAGTTACATTGTTAGCTAAATTGTGTAATAACTGTATTTGATAGGAGTATTTCTAGTGAACGCTGCCGAACAAGCCAGAAATATAGAAGTTGCTAGCAAAATTGCTGCGGTTGTTAATTTATTCAAATCGGAATTCCCGGATGCGAAAGTTGATTTGAAACCTTGGATGAATGATCGGGATACTAGGGAACTTGTCGATCCAGATTCGATCGACATTGGCTTCCATTTTCCCGGTAGAAGTCGCTTGTTGCAAAGCCGCAGCATCTTGATCCAAATCCGATTTTACCAAGATCCGGTCGAAGATTCTCGGCGGGCGATCGGGGTTGAGGTGGCAGGTTACGATCATACTGGCGAGCAGTGGCGCTTTTCTACGGTGGAAAATTGGGGTTTTGTGGGTGAAACTGAGCCCGCTGCGGAATCGGCAGAAAAGCTCAAACACTTTTGTCGTGAGATATTTGGTTTGTTTAATGGCTAATATTAATTCCCGGTTAATTACGCATCATAAATCAGGTTTGTAGTGAGGACTTTAGTCCTTCTTGAATTAAATTCTCCTGGATGCAGAGGACTGAAGTCCTTACTACGAACCTAAGAGGACTGAAGTTCTTACTACGAACCTAAGAGGACTAAAGTCCTTACTACGAACCTAAGAGGACTAAAGTCCTTACTACGAACCTAAGAGGACTGAAGTCCTTACTACGAACCTAAGAGGACTGAAGTCCTTACTACGAACCTAAGAGGACTGAAGTCCTTACTACGAACCTGAGAGGACTGAAGTCCTTACTACGAACCTAAGAGGACTGAAGTCCTTACTACGAACCTGAGAGGACTAAAGTCCTTACTACGAACCTGAGAGGACTAAAGTCCTTACTACGAACCGAGTTTTTAGTTTTGATTGTCGCAATTGTCGATCGACCTACAGCCCACTGCATAAGCCGATTTGTAGGTTGTCGATCGCCTGCCAAACAAAGTATAGCGGTTATCGCGCACTTGTTCGTAAACGCGATCGCCCATCCACTTCATCCCCGGCATTGCGCGGTAAGCAGCCACAAACACCTCACCGGTGGGCAATATCCGCCCGATTTCCTCGGCAGCATCGCTACCTTGCCAGCGTTTTGCGGGATGATCTGCATCTATCAAAATCATCCCCATTTCGCAGTCGCCAGAAGTTATCCCAAAGCGCTGTAATCCATCCAAATCTTGCATTGAAATATACTCAAAATTCTGGCCTTTATCTAAGTTTTCTAGTAACTGTACCAAGGTGACACAGAGATTGCAATTGCCGTCGTAAATTACGTTGTAATTCATTTGTAATGGTAACTTGACTACTGTTCGCGAGCGTTCCCGCTCGCACTACTAATGACGAATGACCAATGACGAATGACCAATGACTAATGACTAATGACTACTGTCAACTGTCAACTGTCAACTGTCAACTGTCAACTGTCAACTGATCTTCTAGCGATAGGAATCTCGATCGCAAATTCCGTACCTTGGCCCGGTGCAGAATTGCACTTCAGCCGCCCGCCGTGTTTTTCCACCACAATTTGATAGCTGATAGACAGCCCCAAACCAGTACCTTTACCCGGTTCTTTCGTAGTAAAAAATGGATCGAACAG
Above is a genomic segment from Microcoleus sp. bin38.metabat.b11b12b14.051 containing:
- a CDS encoding thiol-disulfide oxidoreductase DCC family protein; its protein translation is MNYNVIYDGNCNLCVTLVQLLENLDKGQNFEYISMQDLDGLQRFGITSGDCEMGMILIDADHPAKRWQGSDAAEEIGRILPTGEVFVAAYRAMPGMKWMGDRVYEQVRDNRYTLFGRRSTTYKSAYAVGCRSIDNCDNQN
- a CDS encoding calcium-binding protein translates to MALTINNLISDLTGFPVFAGGGPRLLGFPTSDEIDVEDGNLSSFSWGVWGLDGNDTIAGSSDSNERLLGNNGNDVIGGGGGNDIIYGGKDNDALDGNDGNDVVRGDAGNDLIFGGPGNDILRGGQGDDDLDGNEGNDFLVGDRGIDVLTGGLGADVFVLRSNEQFGVNGADVITDFRFDDGDRIGLTDGLTELDLLFADDNLIAYDNDGIINDMVILNARNGQIVGVVLNTDNFELVGAFEQASPFALAVNGSQFQFLA
- a CDS encoding ATP-binding sensor histidine kinase; protein product: MLTLSEYKIKSTLHEGVETIIYRAQTATDGAAKILKVLKAEYPTLEAITRLKHEYQIRQNLDSEQIVKAISIKTFDHRLGLVLEDFGGESLAQLMERENLSPQANLNIAIPIVKALQYLHLQNIIHKDIKPSNIIINSQTKQVKLTDFGIATKLNKENPQFNNSNSVEGTLTYMSPEQTGRMNRTLDYRTDFYSLGITLYEMLTGKLPFPSNDPLEIVYSHIAVQAISPHQINPEIPAPISEIVMKLMAKNAEDRYQSATGLLADLETCLHQLETTGEITDFIPGRLDILSQLLIPQKLYGREQQVSELLAAFERVGTGLANNLLEKPTTSEQNQPLSGTSELMLVSGYSGIGKSAVVNEVSKPITKSKGYFISGKFDQFKRNIPYASLIQAFNSLLRQLLTESAASLKTWRTKILTALGTDGQVIADVIPELELIIGKQPAVREVGPAEAQNRFNRLFKEFLRVFAQKEHPLVIFLDDLQWADSATLKLMQLLITDPEQQYLLVIGAYRDNEVSPTHPLIQTVEEIEKTGTIVNNILLQPLDLADVTELVADTLNSCTEKVTNLAELIWNKTGGNPFFLTQLLQALYQDNLLKFDFNAIADDATKGGWDWNIDEIQAIGITDKSVVELVASRIEKLPESTQEILKLAACVGDKFALDVLSIVSEQSANATATELYCALQSGLILPLSDAYRIPLLFTQAEAVNLSFDTSRVGYRFLHDRVQQAAYSLIPEDQKQSTHLNIGQLLLQNTPDEKLEDNIFDIVNQLNFGIDTISKPAEKTQLAKLNLIAGRKAKVATAYEGAVRYLSVAMGLLAEDCWQSQYELTLVIYESTAEAEYLNINYEESKKLVNIIINEAKTILEKVNAYELQLQSYNVQNRLLEALNTGLEVLKLLGIYLPKNPNSLNIVVGLINTKLSLGLKRIDDLANLPEMTNPNQQAAMRILSGILGTAIQAKPRLLPLLTFMMVKQCIKYGNSPYASIAYVYYAIILCRLGDISLGYQFGELAIRLLKRFPSGSIKSRVYAAFGSFIQHWKTDIELGLGYLMEGFQIGLETGDLEYVGYCIDVYCTYKLWMGYPLNLVEEETGKYLKLMQQLKQESSSNYISIERQTALNLSGKAVEPCHLVGDNFNEIKTLPVLIAAKSFFLVCLVYNAKAMLNFLFKNYAQTLENSKLFEKYEEAAAGLYVVPINNFYYSLTLLALYPATGKGEQKQYLKRVVNFQKKMKKWAVDAPMNYQHKYDLVAAEKARVLGYDCQAMDLYDRAISGAAKNGYIQEEALAYELAGEFYLSLGKQIISQAYLTKAYYGYIRWGALAKVKHLESIHPFLVAQTRAAETPTLDVTRTTTGSTISNSLGNLLDLNAFVKASQAITSEIVLEKLLTKLINVLLENAAAQKVVLMLLKNDILCIEATGTPTQDQVTLLPSIPVETFQDIPLSAINYVHRSQKHLVLDNATIAEPFNADAYIRKYQPKSILCLPIIYQSQRRGIIYLENALTVGAFTTERVEVFKVLISQVAIAVENAGLYAREQEKSQQLEKSLNELQETQLRLIQSEKMSALGNLIAGVAHEINNPLGYIAGNVDAAAEASSDLIDYLQLYQKKFPNPGDDLQEKASDIDLEYLMEDLPKMLLSMKSGTERIRNISTSLRTFSRADTVNKVSANIHEGIDSTLLILQYRLKAKDSRPAIQVIKEYGYTPPVKCYFGQLNQVFMNLLANAIDCFDEFNVGRSYAEIEAVPNTIAIITHVSPDNNSVVIRIKDNGAGMSTQVRAQIFDHLFTTKGVGKGTGLGLSISRQIVEETHGGKLSCESVLGAGTEFAIELPLN
- a CDS encoding GAF domain-containing protein, whose protein sequence is MSTPKSSAHPNNNNSVKSLPTAGIIPTEPHTENLPEPSMEEILSALAAQVPSESTEIERLKTWKQDLERLFQFLGDRRVLIAVMEPGTFAMRYANVAFCRLAGWEGTPLVAQSTNGWFAETGISLVELFEECDAKIAEQLYRRHLLHWVFKLFYQIDLDGLRVLDEPVTASVKNATGGEPKFIEFWLGSEQLKITQIDAKIDEFSDIPLNLMSVPEREAWLMQPNQLANLAARLNLDNYRVEGLLLLEGFDVTVQEQIRRLTQLLIDRDSMLRPDKFERIDRCLRSLFNADGTLLMRPDGEHVQILVAKDGQHLQPVLYSMQSLESSHFMKATAANQVWNVPDLRRECRTDCERTLRKMGAQSMLLVPLVVKSVTREGTGLRILGVVGLLCDRANHFNNIDAQHAQELIPAFIAALRQAIQQRFTHIHNIHPAVEWRFAQEAERRSWGLPQETIVFADVHPLYGISDIRGSSDERNRAIQTDLLEQFRLGLAIADAVCQTQTTHLGEQLRLDLLDYIEHLKEKVTVDMEVRAAEYLNERLEVYFDYFVQCGPLVLAAVEAYRAACENEHNCVYGDRTRYDQMLNLIGNKLQETWARWQEKMQQILPHYCDIECTDGMDHMIYVGKAIDPKFSQFHLHSLRYEQLRAICDCGRTVFRLQAESQINMELAHLVLVQNTTIDIFHNENTEKMFDVKGTRDIRYELVKKRIEKAVDKDAQERITQSGMLTVVYSTEDEWEEYQQYLRYLSREGWVEAKVQTGMVESLQGVSGLKFARVRILPEPESIVHVSEVTVVTD